One genomic segment of Arthrobacter sp. JZ12 includes these proteins:
- a CDS encoding FHA domain-containing protein FhaB/FipA, whose amino-acid sequence MSDLTVTLLRYGFLLLIWIMVLSVVSALRRDLVVGRRNRTGVPSPRQARKNPELVEEPPARAHARRLVVTEGPLKGTTLDLASSPILLGRAQEATLVLEDDYASGRHARLFPQGSRWFLEDLGSTNGTYLGGNQLTRALPVEPGVPIRIGKTVIELRP is encoded by the coding sequence ATGAGCGATCTGACCGTAACGCTGTTGAGATACGGCTTCCTCCTCCTCATCTGGATCATGGTGCTGAGCGTTGTCAGTGCCCTTCGGCGTGATCTCGTGGTGGGCCGCCGCAACCGTACCGGCGTGCCGTCTCCCCGGCAGGCGCGGAAGAACCCTGAACTCGTGGAGGAGCCGCCGGCGCGCGCTCACGCCCGCCGACTGGTGGTAACCGAGGGGCCGCTCAAGGGCACTACCCTTGACCTCGCTTCCAGCCCGATCCTGCTCGGCAGGGCGCAGGAAGCCACACTCGTCCTGGAGGACGACTACGCTTCGGGACGCCACGCCCGGCTCTTCCCCCAGGGAAGCCGTTGGTTCCTTGAAGATCTCGGCTCCACCAACGGGACCTATCTCGGTGGCAATCAGCTCACGCGCGCTCTTCCCGTGGAGCCCGGAGTACCAATTCGGATCGGTAAGACGGTCATCGAATTGAGGCCGTAG
- a CDS encoding DUF3662 and FHA domain-containing protein, with protein sequence MGILDNVERGLEKMVRGAFSTGSRSQVQPVEIASALRRELDNRSLTVSQGRTLAPNVFTTRLSDSDFTLAQEWGAPLAEELCDVVIRHVNSQNYTLQGPVRVSFTRDSNLKAGNFEIDSATEKQPAAARRPAPSAPSRQPTRYQAILDLNGQRYSLNPGSVLLGRSSEADILIDDTGVSRRHLEIRTDEGSARAVDLGSTNGSYVNGQRVQGEAELTDGSVITMGRTRMTFRLVPVQNGGR encoded by the coding sequence ATGGGCATTTTGGATAACGTCGAGCGCGGGCTCGAGAAGATGGTCCGTGGCGCCTTTTCCACTGGTTCCCGATCGCAGGTACAGCCCGTGGAGATTGCCAGCGCCCTGCGGCGCGAGCTCGACAACAGGTCGCTGACTGTGTCCCAGGGCCGCACGCTTGCTCCCAACGTTTTCACCACCCGTCTTTCGGACTCCGATTTCACGCTCGCCCAGGAATGGGGCGCACCGCTCGCGGAAGAGCTTTGCGACGTCGTCATCAGACACGTGAACAGCCAGAACTACACCCTCCAGGGTCCCGTGAGGGTTTCTTTCACCCGGGACTCGAACCTCAAGGCCGGCAATTTCGAGATTGATTCGGCTACGGAGAAGCAGCCTGCCGCCGCACGTCGACCTGCGCCCAGCGCGCCCAGCCGCCAGCCCACCCGCTACCAGGCCATCCTGGACCTGAACGGCCAGCGGTACTCGCTCAATCCCGGATCCGTCCTGCTCGGCCGGTCATCCGAGGCCGACATCCTCATTGACGACACCGGAGTGTCCCGCCGTCACCTCGAGATTCGTACCGACGAGGGCTCGGCACGCGCCGTGGACCTGGGGTCCACGAATGGGAGTTACGTGAACGGCCAGCGAGTGCAGGGCGAGGCAGAGCTAACAGATGGTTCGGTGATCACTATGGGCCGTACCCGCATGACCTTCCGACTTGTACCCGTGCAGAACGGTGGCCGCTAA
- a CDS encoding error-prone DNA polymerase: MGFNNPPIPWSEFERTLSDRRRPGAPPLGADGGDSPAWSLKRHPYLAPEETEPAPDGPVVPYAELHVHSNFSFLDGAASPEQLVEEAHRLRLHGLALTDHDGLYGVVHMAEAAEKHPGLSTVYGTELSLELSRPQNGEPDPEGRHLLVLARGAEGYHRLAAAITEAHLKQDAEKGKPRYNLTELAGRANNNWMILTGCRKGSVRHALLNGGIGEAERETRHLVELFGAGNVAVELYDHGNPLDSAHNDALWEIATRLGLPVVATNNVHYAVPGQHRVATAVAAVRARRSLDDMNGWLPASGSAHLRSGAEMAARFAAYPGAVERTVELADDLAFTLSSVKPGLPKLSLPEGHTQMSWLRKLVWEGAAKFYPGREDVVERIEKELKVIEEKDFPGYFLIVHDLVQFARSRGILCQGRGSAANSAVCYLLEITAVDSILYDLPFERFLSSLRDEEPDIDVDFDSDRREEVIQYVYEKYGRFNAAQVANVITYRPKFAVRDMAKALGHSPGQQDAWSRQVERWGALLSSDDHDIPDPVVELAQSVLKFPRHMGIHSGGMVLTDRPVGEVCPIEHGRMEGRTVLQWDKDDCAWMGLVKFDLLGLGIMAAIQYNFDLVAKHFGEEWTLHTMPREEQGVYDQLCFADSIGVFQVESRAQMGMLPRLQPRRFYDLVIEVALVRPGPIQGGAVHPYIKRKLGEEEESYLHPKLVPVLKRTLGVPLFQEQLMQMAMVVGNCSGADADQLRRAMGSKRGLERIDTLKEKLYQGMKENGITGEVADSVYRKIQAFANFGFAESHSISFALLVYASAWLRLHYPGAFLASLLRAQPMGFYSPQTLVADARRHGVQVLRPDILLSGIHADLELISGAGTGPTGSSDCLNFQQPPVGPFDRSVPFDSTAHRRDGNFAVRLGLDSVQSVGKKLAKVIVEEREANGPFESMGDLARRTGLNSNQLEALAAAGAFDSIGLSQREALWHAGPASTERDGQIKGTTAYIQPPLFPDLSDVDRVAADLWSTGITTDDHPVRHVRERLRRRGALSAADLLSAESGRRVEVGGVVTHRQRPATASGITFMNLEDETGLVNVICSVGVWQRYRRIAREASSVLVRGVLERSNEGVVNLVADKFELLRLKATTRSRDFR; this comes from the coding sequence ATGGGATTCAACAACCCTCCTATCCCCTGGTCAGAATTCGAGCGGACACTCTCTGACAGGCGTAGACCCGGTGCACCTCCCCTGGGCGCAGATGGCGGTGACAGTCCGGCCTGGTCGCTGAAGCGCCATCCGTATCTTGCCCCCGAGGAAACAGAGCCAGCTCCGGACGGTCCCGTGGTGCCGTACGCGGAACTGCACGTACATTCGAACTTCAGTTTCCTCGATGGTGCAGCCAGCCCTGAGCAGCTGGTTGAGGAAGCACACCGGCTCCGGCTCCATGGACTGGCGTTGACCGACCATGACGGCCTCTACGGCGTGGTCCACATGGCCGAAGCAGCCGAAAAGCACCCCGGGTTATCCACCGTGTACGGCACCGAGCTCTCCCTTGAACTGAGCAGACCCCAGAACGGGGAACCGGACCCTGAGGGCCGCCACCTGCTTGTTCTTGCCCGCGGTGCGGAGGGCTACCACCGGCTTGCCGCGGCAATAACCGAGGCGCATCTCAAGCAGGACGCCGAGAAGGGCAAGCCCCGGTACAACCTCACCGAGCTCGCCGGCAGGGCCAACAACAACTGGATGATCCTGACCGGATGCAGGAAGGGATCAGTCCGGCACGCACTCCTCAACGGAGGCATTGGGGAAGCGGAACGGGAAACGCGGCACCTGGTGGAGCTGTTCGGTGCAGGTAATGTCGCCGTCGAGCTCTATGACCACGGCAACCCCTTGGACAGTGCGCACAATGACGCCCTATGGGAGATCGCCACCCGTCTTGGACTTCCCGTCGTGGCCACCAATAATGTGCATTACGCCGTACCCGGGCAGCACCGGGTGGCCACTGCGGTGGCCGCAGTCCGAGCGCGCAGGTCGCTCGATGACATGAACGGGTGGCTGCCGGCGTCGGGCTCGGCGCATCTACGGAGCGGGGCGGAAATGGCTGCGCGCTTCGCAGCGTACCCGGGAGCAGTGGAACGCACGGTGGAACTGGCCGACGACCTGGCCTTCACACTCAGCAGCGTCAAGCCTGGCTTGCCGAAACTCAGCCTGCCCGAGGGCCACACCCAGATGAGCTGGCTGCGGAAACTGGTGTGGGAAGGCGCCGCCAAGTTCTACCCCGGGCGCGAAGATGTGGTTGAGCGGATCGAGAAGGAACTGAAGGTCATTGAGGAGAAGGACTTCCCGGGCTACTTCCTGATCGTCCATGACCTGGTCCAGTTTGCCCGAAGCAGGGGCATCCTCTGCCAGGGCCGTGGATCCGCAGCCAACTCCGCAGTGTGCTACCTGCTGGAGATCACCGCCGTCGACTCCATCCTCTACGACCTCCCCTTCGAACGGTTCCTCTCCAGCCTGCGGGATGAGGAGCCCGATATTGACGTCGACTTCGATTCCGACCGCCGTGAGGAAGTCATCCAGTACGTTTACGAAAAATACGGCCGTTTCAACGCGGCGCAAGTCGCCAACGTCATCACCTACCGTCCCAAGTTCGCTGTGCGTGACATGGCCAAGGCCCTCGGACACAGCCCCGGCCAACAGGATGCGTGGTCCCGGCAGGTGGAGCGCTGGGGGGCCCTGCTTTCCAGCGATGACCACGACATCCCCGACCCGGTGGTGGAACTGGCACAGAGCGTGCTCAAGTTCCCTCGACACATGGGAATCCATTCCGGGGGCATGGTCCTCACCGACCGGCCCGTCGGGGAGGTCTGTCCCATTGAGCACGGGCGCATGGAGGGGCGAACCGTCCTGCAGTGGGACAAGGACGATTGCGCCTGGATGGGCCTGGTGAAGTTCGACCTCCTGGGGCTCGGCATCATGGCTGCCATCCAGTACAACTTCGACCTGGTGGCAAAGCACTTCGGCGAGGAGTGGACCCTGCACACCATGCCGCGCGAGGAGCAGGGCGTCTACGACCAACTGTGTTTTGCCGATTCCATCGGCGTGTTCCAGGTGGAAAGCCGTGCCCAGATGGGCATGTTGCCAAGGCTGCAGCCACGCCGGTTCTACGACCTCGTTATCGAGGTTGCCCTGGTGCGTCCCGGCCCCATCCAGGGCGGCGCAGTGCACCCCTATATCAAGCGGAAACTGGGCGAGGAGGAAGAAAGCTACCTGCATCCCAAACTCGTGCCGGTGCTCAAACGTACCCTCGGCGTCCCGCTCTTCCAGGAACAGCTCATGCAGATGGCCATGGTGGTCGGAAACTGCTCGGGAGCCGACGCCGACCAACTGCGCAGGGCAATGGGCTCAAAGCGCGGCTTGGAAAGGATCGACACCCTGAAGGAAAAGCTGTACCAGGGCATGAAAGAAAACGGGATCACCGGAGAGGTCGCCGATTCCGTCTACCGGAAGATTCAGGCGTTCGCCAACTTCGGCTTTGCCGAAAGCCACTCAATCAGCTTTGCCCTGTTGGTGTATGCCAGCGCATGGCTGCGGCTCCACTACCCGGGAGCATTTCTTGCATCGCTCCTGCGTGCACAGCCCATGGGCTTCTACTCACCGCAGACGCTGGTAGCCGATGCCCGCCGACACGGCGTGCAGGTGCTTCGTCCCGACATCCTTCTCTCCGGAATCCACGCCGACCTTGAACTTATCTCCGGTGCAGGCACCGGCCCCACCGGTTCCAGCGACTGCCTGAATTTCCAGCAGCCCCCAGTGGGTCCGTTCGACCGGAGCGTGCCGTTTGATTCCACCGCCCATCGCAGGGATGGGAACTTCGCAGTCCGCCTGGGCCTGGACAGCGTGCAATCGGTCGGCAAGAAACTCGCAAAGGTCATAGTGGAAGAGCGTGAGGCAAACGGTCCATTCGAGAGCATGGGTGACCTCGCACGCAGAACCGGGCTCAACTCCAACCAGCTCGAGGCGCTGGCTGCTGCCGGGGCATTCGATTCCATAGGACTGTCCCAGCGGGAAGCCCTGTGGCATGCCGGTCCCGCCTCAACCGAGCGGGATGGCCAGATCAAAGGGACCACCGCCTACATCCAGCCGCCCCTGTTTCCGGACCTTTCCGACGTCGACCGCGTGGCTGCCGACCTTTGGTCCACCGGAATCACTACCGATGACCATCCGGTACGGCATGTCCGGGAACGCCTGCGACGCCGGGGCGCACTATCTGCTGCTGACCTCCTCTCTGCCGAATCGGGGCGGAGGGTGGAGGTGGGCGGAGTTGTCACCCACCGGCAGCGCCCGGCCACGGCCAGCGGAATAACCTTCATGAACCTCGAGGACGAAACAGGACTGGTGAACGTCATCTGCTCTGTCGGAGTGTGGCAGCGGTATCGACGCATAGCCCGGGAGGCAAGCAGTGTCCTGGTCCGCGGGGTGCTGGAGCGGTCAAATGAAGGAGTGGTCAATCTGGTGGCCGACAAGTTCGAGCTGCTCCGACTCAAGGCGACCACCAGATCGAGGGACTTCCGCTGA
- a CDS encoding DNA polymerase Y family protein, which produces MKPRTQSRSVPASPTATRTMVLWCPDWPITAALREHGLSPEHAVALIEKGEVFACSPSAREQGVKRGLRLREAQARCTSLTVLPYDPALDARTFEPVIAAVEKIMPGVQLVRPGLCALHAQGPARYYGSEDRAATVLLKALATMGLTAARVGIADSPFAAEHAARSTEHLDDPATDAVWVVPPGESASFLGSFPLEVLEEPELAVILRRLGIRTLGDFAALASTDVRNRFGAEGALAHLKASGQDHRSVVERKPPAELDVVVHCEPPLVRIDELTFTLRLSAEKFVDRLRDTGLVCTVLVIRLQSESGEESERLWRHPRWFDADDVLDRVRWQLQGSGNVEHGLSSGISRVQLLPEIVEDLSDHADGLWGTGPDENIHHGLARVQSMLGHGAVLTAMVAGGRMLTDRRVFIPWGDPPSEAAAKSRELPWPGQVPGPVPATVFDEPLPVQVLDSAGNSVDVDNRGLLTSTPAVFAAMPGTASTRSTIASWAGPWPITERWWDSNGRTLNRFQVVDESGAAWLLLLENHRWWAEASYD; this is translated from the coding sequence ATGAAGCCCCGGACGCAAAGCCGGAGCGTACCGGCATCCCCCACCGCTACCCGCACCATGGTTCTCTGGTGCCCTGACTGGCCCATCACCGCAGCTCTCCGGGAGCATGGACTGTCACCGGAGCACGCCGTGGCGCTTATCGAAAAAGGCGAGGTTTTCGCCTGCTCACCCTCGGCCCGGGAGCAGGGAGTCAAGCGCGGGCTTCGCCTCCGCGAAGCCCAGGCACGGTGCACCAGCCTCACCGTTCTTCCCTATGATCCTGCGCTGGACGCCAGAACCTTCGAACCCGTTATTGCTGCGGTGGAGAAGATCATGCCCGGGGTTCAGCTGGTTCGGCCCGGGCTCTGTGCCCTCCACGCCCAGGGCCCGGCTCGATACTACGGAAGTGAAGATCGTGCCGCGACGGTCCTGCTGAAAGCCCTGGCAACAATGGGACTTACCGCGGCAAGGGTGGGAATCGCTGACAGTCCTTTTGCGGCGGAACACGCTGCCCGGTCAACTGAACATCTGGATGACCCGGCAACTGATGCTGTCTGGGTCGTTCCGCCCGGAGAGTCCGCTTCATTCCTGGGCAGTTTTCCACTGGAAGTCCTGGAGGAACCGGAACTCGCGGTCATCCTCCGCCGGTTGGGTATCCGCACACTGGGTGATTTTGCAGCGCTTGCCTCCACCGACGTCAGAAACCGTTTCGGCGCGGAGGGCGCCCTGGCCCACCTCAAGGCAAGCGGTCAAGACCACCGCAGTGTGGTGGAGAGAAAACCGCCTGCGGAACTCGACGTCGTCGTGCATTGCGAGCCCCCGCTGGTCCGAATTGATGAACTCACCTTTACCCTGCGGCTGTCCGCGGAGAAGTTTGTGGACCGGCTGCGGGATACGGGCCTGGTGTGCACGGTCCTGGTGATAAGGCTGCAGTCAGAGTCAGGTGAAGAATCGGAACGTCTGTGGAGACATCCCCGCTGGTTTGATGCCGATGACGTGCTGGATAGGGTGCGGTGGCAGCTGCAGGGAAGCGGAAACGTTGAGCACGGGCTCAGTTCAGGAATAAGCCGTGTGCAACTCCTGCCGGAAATCGTGGAAGATCTTAGTGATCACGCGGACGGCCTGTGGGGAACCGGACCAGACGAGAACATCCACCACGGTCTTGCCAGGGTCCAGAGCATGCTCGGACATGGGGCGGTGCTTACGGCCATGGTGGCCGGTGGCCGAATGCTCACAGACAGGCGGGTTTTCATTCCCTGGGGAGATCCACCGTCTGAAGCCGCAGCAAAAAGCCGCGAACTTCCCTGGCCAGGCCAGGTTCCGGGTCCGGTGCCGGCAACCGTCTTTGATGAGCCGCTTCCCGTCCAGGTTTTGGATAGTGCCGGGAACAGCGTGGACGTCGACAATCGTGGTCTCCTCACCTCAACTCCGGCTGTCTTCGCTGCCATGCCGGGTACCGCTTCCACCCGGTCAACCATCGCTTCCTGGGCAGGTCCCTGGCCAATCACCGAGCGCTGGTGGGATTCGAACGGGCGTACGCTCAACCGGTTCCAGGTTGTGGATGAGTCCGGTGCTGCCTGGTTGCTGCTCCTGGAGAATCACCGCTGGTGGGCGGAGGCCAGCTATGACTAG
- a CDS encoding SOS response-associated peptidase: MCGRFVVAGSNKDLVDLFDVDTVGENLPEPSWNISPTDPIRVVLESLKENHVTRRMEAARWWLTPSFSKELKTKAPTFNARAETVGSKPTFKPSLESRRALIPASGYYEWRTEGKTKTPFYIHLPGEPVVFAGLYAWWRNPELPDDHPQRWVLSSTILTREAVGPVAEIHDRTPVTLPRKFWNEWLNPRTKGTQELADEAVAAATPVGERLQFHEVRPVRDDSPLLIEPLNPA, translated from the coding sequence ATGTGCGGACGCTTTGTAGTGGCAGGCTCCAACAAGGATCTGGTGGATCTTTTCGACGTGGATACGGTGGGCGAGAACCTTCCCGAACCGTCCTGGAACATCAGCCCCACGGACCCTATCCGGGTGGTGCTCGAATCACTGAAGGAGAACCACGTCACCCGCCGCATGGAGGCGGCACGGTGGTGGCTGACGCCGTCGTTTTCAAAGGAATTGAAGACAAAGGCGCCCACCTTCAATGCCCGCGCCGAAACGGTGGGCAGCAAGCCCACGTTCAAGCCGTCACTGGAGAGTCGACGGGCGCTCATCCCCGCCAGCGGTTACTACGAGTGGCGCACCGAAGGGAAAACCAAGACTCCGTTCTATATCCACTTGCCCGGCGAGCCGGTGGTTTTCGCCGGCCTGTATGCGTGGTGGCGGAACCCCGAACTACCGGACGACCATCCCCAGCGGTGGGTCCTTTCCTCGACCATCCTGACCCGGGAAGCAGTGGGGCCGGTGGCGGAAATCCATGACCGCACCCCGGTGACCCTGCCGCGCAAATTCTGGAACGAGTGGCTCAACCCCCGCACCAAGGGAACCCAGGAACTGGCCGACGAAGCGGTAGCTGCCGCCACACCAGTGGGAGAGCGGCTGCAGTTCCACGAGGTCCGACCGGTCCGCGACGACAGCCCCCTGCTGATCGAGCCGCTGAACCCCGCCTGA
- a CDS encoding DUF5997 family protein has product MTPAKSPQTMKPATAAKKLGIYLPAAPRDFQDNDITREDFNALQENPPEWLAELRRTGPHPRPVVAQKLGVSISGLARGGVTEPLTTAEITELLQSPPEWLVAERSTMAQVRAEEKRVKEARRAKG; this is encoded by the coding sequence ATGACTCCCGCGAAATCCCCGCAAACCATGAAGCCCGCTACGGCGGCAAAGAAGCTTGGCATTTACCTTCCGGCGGCGCCCCGGGATTTCCAGGACAACGACATCACCCGCGAAGACTTCAATGCCCTTCAGGAAAACCCGCCCGAGTGGCTCGCCGAGCTGCGCCGTACCGGCCCCCACCCGCGCCCTGTGGTGGCGCAGAAACTGGGCGTCTCCATCAGCGGCCTCGCCCGCGGCGGGGTAACTGAACCGCTGACGACGGCGGAGATCACCGAGCTGCTGCAGTCGCCCCCAGAGTGGCTGGTTGCGGAGCGGTCCACCATGGCGCAGGTACGTGCGGAGGAAAAGCGCGTCAAGGAAGCGCGGCGCGCCAAGGGCTGA
- a CDS encoding LysR family transcriptional regulator substrate-binding protein: MSQPQPPVLRIGFVPGVTPGKWLGRWRERHPLLPLEAAEYDDDALAIALRNGSVDIAFVRLPIDRDALSVIPLYEELAVVAVSKEHELSLLDEVPLADLAAENVLNVDECGGARMALEVAASGAGVVVLPMAVARHYNRRDVVARVVPEAPVTTVAVAWVADNTTDDIEEFIGIVRGRTARSSRQPSAQQSTAQKGTAQKGVGQKSTGQKNARQKDGAKKAREAGRNPSRSKGSGRSNRGRRR; encoded by the coding sequence GTGTCCCAGCCCCAGCCTCCCGTTCTCCGCATCGGCTTTGTGCCGGGCGTGACGCCGGGCAAATGGTTGGGGCGCTGGCGCGAGCGGCATCCGCTCCTGCCGCTGGAGGCAGCAGAGTACGACGACGACGCGCTGGCTATAGCGCTGCGAAATGGTTCGGTGGATATCGCCTTTGTCCGGCTGCCGATCGACCGGGACGCGCTCAGCGTCATCCCGCTCTATGAAGAACTCGCGGTAGTGGCGGTTTCGAAAGAACACGAGCTTTCCCTGCTCGACGAGGTGCCCCTCGCGGACCTTGCAGCGGAGAACGTGCTCAACGTCGATGAATGCGGGGGAGCGCGGATGGCGTTGGAGGTGGCCGCGTCGGGGGCCGGCGTGGTTGTCCTGCCGATGGCCGTTGCCCGGCACTACAACCGGCGGGACGTGGTGGCCCGGGTTGTGCCGGAGGCTCCCGTCACCACGGTTGCCGTTGCCTGGGTTGCGGACAACACCACCGACGATATTGAGGAGTTCATCGGGATTGTGCGGGGCAGGACCGCCCGCAGTTCCCGGCAGCCGTCAGCCCAACAAAGCACTGCTCAGAAAGGCACTGCTCAGAAAGGCGTCGGCCAAAAAAGCACCGGCCAGAAAAACGCGCGCCAGAAAGATGGTGCGAAGAAGGCACGCGAAGCGGGGCGCAACCCAAGCCGCTCAAAAGGATCGGGCAGGAGCAACCGGGGCCGCCGTCGTTAG
- a CDS encoding GH1 family beta-glucosidase, which yields MSRFGLPEGFVFGTSTAAAQIEGAVNDGGRGPSIWDEYASQHGNILDASSPAIACDHYNRFEEDFDLLQQLGGKAYRMSIAWPRIQPTGRGPANPEGVAFYHRVLDALLERGIEPWVTVYHWDLPLALQDAGGWQNRDTIDAFADYTRILRDEFGGKVAAWMTVNEPVVHTGIGHAIGRAAPGLMLLGSAFSVGHHLLLAHGRAVRVLRETLDTPIGVVNNHSPVEPASDSDKDRNLALLYDHYHNGQFAAPLLTGEYPPDLAEIEGMSFEVIQDGDMEIISTPLDFYGINYYFPTKIGAAPPLFPVPFMPKDYSDVPKTDFDWPVIPSGLTTILTQLKEQYPNIPPIYITENGCAYDDGPGGNVEDTARIEFLEKHLTALGNAIAQGVDVRGYFHWTLVDNWEWQEGYTKKFGLIRMEPATLDRVPRASFHHYARIIADHRVPAALAGEPPLAAEAS from the coding sequence ATGAGCAGGTTCGGATTGCCGGAAGGGTTCGTTTTCGGAACGTCGACGGCGGCGGCGCAGATCGAGGGTGCCGTGAATGACGGCGGGCGCGGACCGAGCATCTGGGACGAATACGCCAGCCAGCACGGCAATATCCTCGACGCTTCGAGCCCCGCCATCGCGTGCGACCACTACAACCGGTTTGAGGAGGATTTCGACCTGCTGCAGCAGCTGGGCGGCAAGGCATACCGCATGTCCATCGCCTGGCCACGTATCCAGCCCACCGGCCGGGGTCCGGCAAATCCTGAGGGAGTCGCGTTCTATCACCGGGTACTGGACGCACTGCTTGAACGGGGCATCGAACCCTGGGTCACGGTGTACCACTGGGACCTTCCGCTGGCGCTGCAGGACGCCGGCGGCTGGCAGAACCGGGACACGATCGATGCGTTCGCGGACTACACCCGCATCCTTCGCGACGAGTTCGGCGGCAAGGTGGCTGCGTGGATGACGGTCAATGAGCCGGTGGTGCACACCGGCATCGGACATGCCATCGGCAGGGCCGCACCGGGACTCATGCTGCTGGGTAGTGCCTTCTCTGTTGGGCATCACCTGCTGCTTGCCCACGGCCGGGCCGTGCGGGTGCTGAGGGAAACCCTGGACACTCCCATCGGCGTGGTCAACAACCACTCGCCGGTGGAACCCGCCAGTGATTCCGATAAGGACAGGAATCTGGCGTTGCTTTACGACCACTACCACAACGGCCAGTTCGCGGCCCCCCTGCTCACCGGCGAATACCCGCCCGATCTGGCGGAAATAGAGGGAATGTCCTTTGAGGTGATCCAGGACGGCGACATGGAAATTATCTCCACACCACTGGATTTCTACGGGATCAACTACTACTTCCCAACGAAGATCGGTGCCGCACCGCCGCTCTTCCCGGTTCCCTTCATGCCGAAGGACTATTCGGACGTGCCGAAAACCGATTTCGACTGGCCGGTCATTCCCAGCGGCCTCACCACGATCCTCACGCAACTCAAGGAGCAGTACCCGAACATCCCCCCGATCTACATCACCGAGAATGGCTGCGCCTACGACGACGGCCCGGGCGGGAACGTGGAGGACACCGCCAGGATTGAATTCCTAGAGAAGCACCTCACTGCCCTGGGCAACGCGATTGCGCAGGGAGTGGATGTGCGCGGTTACTTCCATTGGACGCTCGTTGACAACTGGGAATGGCAGGAGGGCTACACCAAGAAGTTCGGGCTGATCCGCATGGAACCGGCCACCCTCGACCGTGTGCCACGGGCGTCGTTCCATCACTATGCCCGGATCATCGCCGATCACCGGGTCCCAGCCGCCCTGGCCGGTGAGCCACCGCTGGCTGCCGAAGCGTCCTGA
- a CDS encoding CPBP family intramembrane glutamic endopeptidase yields the protein MSQSPSLNTVGNSRMRLANPAQLTPSGLVAPRWGVGLAFLGLLLVVLLPLLGTLALVEVIDFGPPLVFASLLLTWTAMLGVALYASRRQGFGSFVRDYGLRFRWIDLAVGLAVGIAARIVLAIVLAILTLLWPLEEGEVLSGNAELFLTGDTVWLIINGIMGGVLIAPFLEELFNRGVVLRGIQNAMWLRRTGSRKEKVSPAVQRRSITTATVFALLVSSLAFGLLHTGAVADLRSSVYLLLGTFTVGLMCGVLTVLTGRLGPAIITHVVFNGTGVALVLLIPPELLP from the coding sequence ATGTCCCAATCCCCGTCCCTGAATACCGTTGGCAACAGCCGCATGCGCCTGGCCAATCCCGCGCAACTGACGCCTTCGGGTCTGGTGGCACCGCGCTGGGGTGTGGGGCTGGCTTTCCTGGGGCTTCTTCTGGTGGTGCTGCTGCCGTTGCTTGGAACTTTGGCGCTGGTGGAGGTCATTGACTTTGGCCCGCCGTTGGTATTCGCCTCACTGCTGTTGACCTGGACGGCAATGCTCGGCGTCGCGCTGTACGCGTCCCGGCGGCAGGGGTTCGGTTCGTTCGTGCGGGACTACGGCCTGCGTTTTCGATGGATAGACCTGGCAGTGGGACTGGCGGTAGGAATAGCAGCGCGCATTGTGCTGGCGATTGTCCTGGCGATCCTCACGCTCCTATGGCCCCTGGAAGAAGGGGAGGTACTGAGCGGGAACGCGGAACTGTTCCTCACCGGCGATACCGTTTGGCTGATCATCAACGGAATTATGGGCGGGGTACTCATTGCGCCTTTCCTTGAGGAGTTGTTCAACCGCGGCGTAGTTCTGCGCGGCATACAGAACGCCATGTGGCTGCGCAGAACCGGCTCCCGGAAGGAGAAAGTCTCGCCCGCGGTCCAGCGCAGGTCGATTACGACGGCGACGGTGTTCGCGCTGCTGGTGAGCTCCCTTGCCTTCGGGCTGCTGCACACCGGTGCGGTGGCCGACCTGCGCTCTTCGGTCTACCTGTTGCTGGGTACCTTCACGGTGGGCCTGATGTGCGGTGTGCTGACGGTGCTCACAGGCCGGCTTGGACCCGCCATCATCACCCACGTGGTCTTCAACGGCACCGGCGTGGCGCTGGTGCTCCTGATCCCGCCGGAACTGCTGCCCTAA